A stretch of Brassica napus cultivar Da-Ae chromosome C6, Da-Ae, whole genome shotgun sequence DNA encodes these proteins:
- the LOC125588462 gene encoding uncharacterized protein LOC125588462, with protein MKHVVTFGSPFVSCGGEKILEELGLDERHVHCVMMMHRDIVPRAFSCNYPDFVALILKLLNGSFHARLLVSTKTSLRTFTYQSALHVTWNHLYPPGPEVTWQVWFSDHIPKHTFFTWVNVRHRLETRDRMRQWGLDIPASYVLCANCAESRENLFFQCSFSSSVWQHFINRVNLHPPQSFEAILECLARPSTDQHITLICRLFYQASMYSIWKERNARLHSSVARPPDVIISDIEDTIKLKLDPLSRTNRYITSSHVTALLGTWLSPF; from the exons ATGAAACATGTGGTCACGTTTGGTTCACCGTTTGTATCTTGTGGTGGTGAAAAGATTCTGGAGGAGCTTGGTCTTGACGAGAGACATGTTCACTGCGTGATGATGATGCATAGAGATATCGTCCCACGAGCTTTCTCGTGTAATTACCCTGACTTTGTTGCTCTCATCCTCAAACTTTTGAACGGGTCGTTCCATGCGCGACTCCTTGTCTCAACAAAAACAAGTCTAAGGACTTTCACGTACCAATCTGCATTGCATGT TACTTGGAATCATCTCTATCCTCCCGGTCCAGAGGTGACATGGCAAGTCTGGTTTTCGGATCACATTCCGAAGCACACCTTCTTCACATGGGTTAATGTCCGACATCGTCTGGAAACTAGAGATAGGATGAGACAATGGGGGCTTGACATACCTGCTTCCTATGTCCTTTGTGCCAATTGCGCTGAATCTAGGGAAAACCTCTTCTTTCAGTGTTCTTTCAGCTCCTCTGTTTGGCAACACTTTATCAATCGGGTTAATCTCCACCCTCCTCAGTCCTTTGAAGCCATTTTGGAGTGTCTTGCTCGGCCTTCAACGGACCAACACATAACGCTCATCTGTAGACTCTTTTACCAAGCCTCGATGTACTCCATATGGAAAGAGCGCAATGCTAGACTTCACTCTTCTGTAGCCAGACCTCCAGATGTGATTATCTCTGATATTGAGGACACCATCAAGCTTAAGCTTGACCCTCTATCGAGAACAAATCGCTATATTACTTCCTCCCACGTCACAGCTCTTCTTGGTACATGGCTCTCTCCTTTCTAA
- the LOC111206767 gene encoding abscisic acid receptor PYL9, which yields MNSTIAADNGRVSGGAAEFLQIRLNHRHDPKENQCSSVLVKHIKAPVHLVWSLVRRFDQPQKYKPFVSRCVMKGDVCIGCVREVDVRSGLPATTSTERLEFLDDNEHILGIRILGGDHRLKNYSSVVTVHPEIIDGRAGTMVIESFVVDVPEGNTKDETCYFVEALIRCNLKSLSSVCERMAAQDMT from the exons ATGAACTCGACCATAGCTGCCGATAACGGACGTGTTTCAGGTGGCGCGGCGGAGTTTCTTCAGATTAGATTGAATCATAGACATGATCCCAAGGAGAACCAGTGTTCTTCGGTTCTTGTTAAGCATATCAAAGCCCCTGTTCATCTC GTTTGGTCTCTGGTGAGGAGATTCGATCAGCCACAGAAGTACAAGCCTTTTGTCAGCAGGTGTGTTATGAAAGGTGATGTTTGCATCGGCTGTGTTCGAGAGGTAGACGTTAGATCTGGCCTCCCGGCTACCACTAGCACGGAGAGGTTGGAGTTCTTGGACGATAATGAACACATTCTTGGTATCAGAATCCTTGGTGGTGATCACAGGCTTAAG AACTACTCATCAGTGGTTACAGTACATCCAGAGATAATAGACGGAAGAGCGGGAACAATGGTAATAGAGTCATTCGTGGTGGATGTACCAGAAGGGAACACCAAAGACGAGACTTGTTACTTCGTGGAAGCACTTATACGATGCAATCTCAAATCTCTGTCCAGTGTTTGCGAAAGAATGGCTGCTCAGGACATGACATGA